The following are from one region of the Quercus robur chromosome 1, dhQueRobu3.1, whole genome shotgun sequence genome:
- the LOC126688974 gene encoding zinc finger CCCH domain-containing protein 66: MCSGSKRKPSQTGFSMAGEFEKQEALQPHFSVLLELSASDDLTGFKSAVEEEGLDVDESSLWYGRRNGSKMMGFEERTPLMIAAMFGSKGVLNYILETGLVDVNRACGSDGATALHCAVAGGSPCSVEVVKLLLDASADINSLDANGKRPGDLITPVSSPAFNSWMKKLEVMLKVFSGIEETFGLPDQIGDEMEGPEQLEASLPWVSKDATEKKEYPVDLSLPDIKNGIYSTDEFRMYTFKVKPCSRAYSHDWTECPFVHPGENARRRDPRKYHYSCVPCPEFRKGSCRQGDACEYAHGIFECWLHPAQYRTRLCKDETGCTRRVCFFAHKPEELRPLYASTGSAVPSPRSFSANTSQLDMGSISQLALGSPSSMMPSNSTPPMTPSGATSPMGGTMWQNQSNLVPPTLQLPGSRLKTALCARDMELDLELLGLENQRRRQQQLMDEISGLSSPSGWKSPMSNTSAFAASLGDRTGELNRLGGVKPTNLDDFFGSLDPALMPQFQALSLDVSAPQLQSPTGAKMRQNMNQQLRSSYSTGLSSSPVRASSSFGVDPSSAAAALTSRSAAFATRSQSFIDRSAVNRHSGVSSPRASASVRPSAFSDWGSPDGKLDWGLQGEELNKLRKSASFGFRSSGSSYATAAAMMPATVNEPDVSWVQSLVKDVPPAKPGQLNFEKEQQQQCHLDTGDLEMLPAWVEQLYKEQEQMVA, encoded by the coding sequence ATGTGCAGTGGGTCAAAGAGGAAACCTTCTCAAACAGGTTTCAGCATGGCGGGTGAGTTTGAGAAACAAGAGGCTTTGCAACCTcacttttcagttttgcttgAATTATCGGCCTCTGATGATTTAACCGGTTTCAAAAGTGCTGTGGAGGAAGAGGGTCTTGATGTTGATGAGTCAAGCTTGTGGTATGGGAGGAGAAATGGGTCAAAGATGATGGGGTTTGAAGAGAGGACACCCCTCATGATTGCTGCCATGTTTGGAAGCAAGGGTGTGCTGAATTATATACTTGAAACCGGTCTTGTTGATGTTAATAGGGCTTGTGGTTCGGATGGAGCCACGGCACTTCATTGTGCTGTTGCTGGGGGTTCTCCTTGTTCAGTTGAGGTTGTTAAGCTCTTGCTTGATGCTTCTGCTGATATTAATTCTCTTGATGCTAACGGAAAAAGACCCGGTGACTTGATCACCCCAGTTTCAAGTCCAGCCTTTAATTCTTGGATGAAAAAGTTGGAGGTCATGCTGAAGGTCTTTAGTGGTATTGAGGAAACATTTGGTCTGCCTGATCAAATTGGTGATGAAATGGAAGGACCAGAACAGCTAGAGGCTTCATTGCCTTGGGTCTCAAAGGATGCAACTGAAAAGAAAGAGTATCCAGTTGATCTCTCTCTTCCGGATATCAAGAATGGGATTTATAGCACGGATGAATTTAGAATGTATACGTTCAAAGTCAAGCCTTGCTCAAGGGCTTACTCACATGACTGGACGGAGTGTCCATTTGTTCATCCGGGGGAAAATGCCAGGCGGCGTGATCCTAGGAAATACCATTATAGTTGTGTCCCTTGCCCTGAGTTCAGAAAGGGGTCGTGCAGACAAGGTGATGCTTGCGAGTATGCACATGGTATTTTTGAGTGTTGGCTTCACCCTGCTCAGTATCGTACTCGTCTCTGTAAGGATGAGACAGGATGCACCAGAAGGGTCTGTTTCTTTGCTCATAAGCCGGAAGAGCTTCGCCCTCTTTATGCTTCCACGGGTTCTGCAGTGCCCTCTCCTAGATCTTTCTCAGCCAACACTTCTCAGCTGGATATGGGGTCTATCAGCCAACTTGCCCTTGGTTCTCCGTCCAGCATGATGCCCTCAAACTCAACACCACCCATGACTCCCTCTGGAGCCACTTCTCCTATGGGTGGAACCATGTGGCAGAACCAGTCAAATCTTGTGCCCCCTACCTTGCAGCTTCCTGGTAGCCGGTTGAAAACTGCTCTCTGTGCTAGAGATATGGAATTAGACCTTGAATTGCTTGGGCTTGAAAACCAACGTCGCAGGCAACAGCAGTTGATGGATGAGATATCTGGTCTCTCCTCCCCATCTGGCTGGAAGAGTCCTATGTCCAATACTTCAGCTTTTGCTGCCTCATTGGGCGATCGAACTGGGGAGTTGAATAGGCTTGGGGGAGTGAAGCCTACTAACcttgatgatttttttggttctctagaTCCTGCCCTTATGCCTCAATTTCAGGCACTTTCACTGGATGTCTCAGCGCCCCAATTGCAATCTCCTACTGGGGCCAAGATGCGCCAGAACATGAACCAGCAGCTCCGATCAAGCTACTCTACTGGCCTTTCTTCCTCTCCTGTGAGGGCATCTTCATCATTTGGTGTTGACCCATCTAGTGCCGCTGCAGCTTTGACTTCAAGGTCTGCTGCTTTTGCAACGCGGAGCCAGAGCTTCATTGATCGAAGTGCTGTGAATCGTCATTCTGGTGTTTCTTCACCTCGTGCTTCTGCATCTGTAAGGCCTTCTGCCTTTTCAGATTGGGGCTCCCCTGATGGCAAATTGGACTGGGGACTACAAGGAGAAGAGTTGAATAAGCTGAGAAAATCAGCTTCATTTGGGTTCCGAAGCAGTGGCAGCAGTTATGCAACAGCTGCAGCCATGATGCCAGCAACTGTCAATGAGCCGGATGTCTCTTGGGTCCAGTCTCTGGTGAAAGATGTCCCGCCTGCAAAACCTGGGCAGTTAAATTTTGAGAaggagcagcagcagcagtgtcatCTTGACACTGGAGACTTGGAGATGCTCCCAGCCTGGGTGGAGCAGTTGTACAAGGAGCAAGAGCAGATGGTGGCATAA
- the LOC126688984 gene encoding uncharacterized protein LOC126688984: MKSLSSSPSFSSCSSTTTSFDANMCNSKSATAGCLAGLLRRILCSGNLPTHPSDQIKEVDSVLCDKDHELKAKENIETTTAPGIVARLMGLESMPEINLLHNSSPNSISRSRSMNSADHLAGFDQMQGQHRRVKSTLSFRELPTFLELENENFLVLSFENGGESKELRSEGRKSEMGFGELKQRRAERCKNRENRTERVSEKNKKKKNYNKGYQGTSRKVLNDLNEQEKQSKRISVSDKPVEKVCNNVKDSTITTSPAKNSHEKPHVVVASEAVKSSKPVSHNEVFHKGKPRRKKKKTSPCLVQMVESDGSSEDSSPVSVLEFDHFLFDPQVSRSEEDSSLVDSRSRRKLSPELENYKQQSPRKDNNLIGDDEMKTKKIEGKYHGTKKKECHSQNYKEMWGEILTLTGAELVHSNWVYGRIGKHQDFEDIGANIELEILDRLLDELVGQLVGLQ, from the exons atgaagtcgttatcttcttctccttcctttTCATCATGTTCATCCACTACCACCTCTTTTGATGCAAATATGTGCAATTCAAAGAGTGCCACTGCCGGGTGTCTAGCCGGTCTTTTGCGCCGAATTCTCTGCTCTGGTAACCTTCCTACACATCCTTCAGATCAAATCAAAGAAGTTGATTCTGTGTTATGTGATAAAGATCATGAATTGAAGGCCAAGGAAAATATTGAGACTACCACTGCGCCTGGGATAGTGGCAAGGCTTATGGGTTTGGAGTCGATGCCAGAGATCAACTTGTTACATAATTCAAGCCCAAATTCAATTTCACGTAGCCGATCCATGAATTCAGCGGATCACTTGGCCGGGTTTGATCAAATGCAAGGGCAGCATCGAAGGGTCAAATCCACGTTGTCCTTCCGAGAGTTGCCAACATTTCTCGAGCTTGAAAACGAGAACTTTCTTGTACTCAGCTTCGAAAATGGAGGTGAAAGTAAAGAGTTAAGATCAGAAGGGAGGAAATCTGAAATGGGTTTTGGAGAATTGAAGCAAAGAAGAGCAGAAAGATGTAAAAACAGGGAGAATAGAACAGAGAGGGTGTCagagaagaacaagaaaaagaaaaactacaacaAAGGGTATCAAGGAACCAGCAGAAAGGTTTTAAATGATTTGAATGAGCAGGAGAAGCAGAGTAAGAGAATCTCAGTCAGTGACAAGCCTGTTGAGAAGGTATGCAATAATGTTAAAGACTCAACTATCACTACCTCTCCTGCCAAAAACTCCCATGAAAAACCACATGTTGTTGTTGCCTCGGAAGCCGTGAAATCGTCCAAACCCGTTAGCCACAATGAAGTCTTCCATAAAGGGAAAccaaggaggaagaagaagaaaaccagTCCATGTCTGGTTCAAATGGTAGAATCTGATGGCAGCTCCGAAGATTCGAGCCCGGTTTCTGTTCTTGAGTTTGATCATTTCCTTTTTGATCCTCAAGTTTCAAGATCAG AAGAAGATTCGAGTTTGGTTGATTCAAGGTCACGAAGGAAGTTATCCCCGGAGCTTGAAAATTACAAGCAGCAATCTCCACGAAAGGACAACAATTTGATAGGTGATGATGAgatgaaaacaaagaaaattgaagGCAAATATCATGGcacaaagaagaaagagtgcCACAGCCAAAACTACAAGGAAATGTGGGGTGAAATTCTCACACTGACTGGTGCTGAGTTGGTTCATTCAAATTGGGTATACGGGAGAATAGGGAAGCATCAAGATTTTGAAGATATTGGTGCAAATATTGAGCTGGAAATTCTTGATCGATTACTAGACGAGCTGGTAGGTCAATTAGTTGGACttcaatga